One Mycolicibacterium goodii genomic region harbors:
- a CDS encoding fatty-acid--CoA ligase: MSEYDLHSLILSCDFRVDDVEQMWKWMNKHRDGLGSIGAHHVVLYRSIWEPGRVLVTIGIRQARSIRDLLRSPEIFEWFDKSGVQDIPPIFGGEVVEKIDLGEPTPEMHVAGVIVGAVAPVDDVPTLMRKVHDGLGRFANSGIRKVWVYQALDDGREVMILQEIEDEVRARQWISHPDAAAEWMTKAGFGPYPSLFVGKLAHIMTVDEQV, encoded by the coding sequence ATGAGCGAGTACGATTTGCACTCGCTCATCCTTTCCTGCGATTTCCGCGTCGATGATGTCGAACAGATGTGGAAATGGATGAACAAGCATCGTGACGGCCTCGGATCAATCGGGGCGCACCATGTGGTGCTCTACAGATCGATTTGGGAACCCGGCCGGGTGCTCGTGACGATCGGTATCCGGCAGGCGCGTTCGATTCGGGATCTGTTGCGGTCGCCGGAGATTTTCGAATGGTTCGACAAATCCGGCGTACAGGACATCCCGCCGATTTTCGGTGGCGAGGTGGTCGAGAAAATCGACCTCGGCGAACCGACGCCGGAAATGCACGTCGCCGGCGTGATCGTCGGCGCGGTCGCGCCGGTCGACGATGTGCCGACGCTGATGCGCAAGGTGCACGACGGGTTGGGGCGGTTCGCCAACAGCGGCATCCGGAAGGTCTGGGTCTACCAGGCGCTCGACGACGGCCGTGAGGTCATGATCCTGCAGGAGATCGAGGACGAGGTCAGGGCGCGTCAGTGGATCTCCCACCCCGACGCCGCCGCGGAGTGGATGACCAAAGCCGGTTTCGGGCCGTATCCGAGCCTGTTCGTCGGGAAGCTGGCGCACATCATGACCGTGGACGAGCAGGTGTAG
- the bfr gene encoding bacterioferritin encodes MQGDPEVLKLLNEQLTSELTAINQYFLHSKMQDNWGFTELAEHTRAESFEEMRHAETITDRILLLDGLPNYQRLFSLRVGQTLREQFEADLAIEYEVLERLKPGIVLCREKQDATSARILEQILADEESHIDYLETQLELMDKLGDALYAAQCVSRPPQ; translated from the coding sequence ATGCAAGGGGACCCAGAGGTTCTGAAATTGCTCAATGAGCAATTGACGAGCGAACTGACGGCCATCAACCAGTATTTTCTTCATTCCAAGATGCAGGACAACTGGGGCTTCACCGAACTGGCCGAACATACACGTGCCGAATCATTCGAAGAAATGCGGCACGCCGAGACGATCACCGATCGAATTCTTCTGCTCGATGGGTTGCCGAATTACCAGCGGCTGTTTTCGCTGCGCGTCGGTCAGACCCTCCGTGAACAATTCGAAGCCGATCTGGCGATCGAATACGAGGTGCTCGAGCGCCTGAAGCCGGGCATCGTGCTGTGCCGCGAGAAGCAGGATGCGACATCGGCCCGGATCCTGGAGCAGATCCTCGCCGACGAGGAGTCGCACATCGACTACCTGGAGACCCAACTGGAGCTCATGGACAAGCTCGGCGACGCGCTGTATGCCGCGCAGTGCGTGTCCCGACCGCCGCAGTAA
- a CDS encoding MDR family MFS transporter, translated as MTSSPASAPPQPPEVLLSTRRRNLVFLAVLLGMLLAALDQTIVATALPTVVADLGGAGHQSWVVTSYLLASTIVTAVVGKVGDLFGRKVVFQAAVLFFLVGSVLCGLSGSMSMLVASRALQGIGGGAMMVTATALIGEVIPLRDRGRYQGALGAVFGVTTVIGPLLGGFFTDHLSWRWAFWINVPVGIVVLIVAASAIPALVRSGRRPAIDYLGILFVGLGASGLTLATSWGGGEYAWTSPTIIGLFIGSAIALVLFVRAENRAAEPILPMRLFRSPVFTVCCVLSFIVGFAMLGALTFLPTFMQFVDGVSATESGLRTLPMVAGLLITSTGSGALVGRTGRYKIFPVLGTAVMVVGFLLLSRMDATTPFGVQSLYLFILGTGIGLCMQVLILTVQNTSSFDDLGVATSGVTFFRTIGSSFGAAIFGSLFANFLSDRLVSAVMRSGAPPAAGESPKVLHELPADVAAPIVEAYADSLGLVFLCAAPVAALGFFVALLLKEVPLQELDSSARVDLGEGFGMPSTESAEKVLETTISRIMRNSPEIRLRTVAGRPGCELDVAGLWALLQIYRHSQVFGSARLTEIADRLRVPYEVFEPIFNRIVAGGYALRTGDQLWLTQAGLRQVDAVSTALVGRIIEKLEKSPSFDGRPDRGQVEAALERIAHRLLVQRDWADDRAELASAASAPSP; from the coding sequence ATGACGAGCTCACCCGCGAGTGCCCCGCCGCAGCCGCCGGAAGTGCTGCTCAGCACCCGCCGGCGCAATCTCGTGTTCCTCGCGGTCCTGCTCGGCATGCTGCTGGCCGCCCTCGACCAGACGATCGTGGCGACCGCGCTGCCGACCGTGGTCGCCGACCTCGGGGGAGCGGGTCACCAGTCCTGGGTCGTCACGAGCTATCTGTTGGCCTCGACCATCGTCACCGCGGTGGTCGGCAAGGTGGGAGACCTGTTCGGGCGCAAGGTCGTCTTCCAGGCCGCGGTGCTGTTCTTCCTCGTGGGATCGGTGCTGTGCGGGCTGTCCGGGTCGATGAGCATGCTGGTCGCCTCGCGGGCCCTGCAGGGCATCGGCGGCGGCGCGATGATGGTGACCGCGACCGCCCTGATCGGTGAGGTGATCCCGCTGCGCGACCGCGGTCGCTACCAGGGCGCGCTCGGCGCGGTGTTCGGCGTCACCACGGTGATCGGACCGCTTCTCGGCGGGTTCTTCACCGACCATCTGTCCTGGCGGTGGGCGTTCTGGATCAACGTCCCGGTCGGCATCGTCGTGCTCATCGTCGCCGCGAGTGCCATCCCGGCCCTGGTGCGGTCGGGACGCAGGCCCGCGATCGACTACCTCGGCATCCTGTTCGTGGGCCTCGGTGCGTCCGGGCTCACACTGGCCACCAGTTGGGGCGGCGGAGAGTACGCCTGGACGTCACCGACCATCATCGGCCTCTTCATCGGATCGGCCATCGCGCTCGTCCTGTTCGTGCGCGCGGAAAACCGTGCGGCCGAGCCCATCCTGCCCATGCGGCTGTTCCGCAGCCCGGTGTTCACGGTCTGCTGCGTACTGTCGTTCATCGTCGGTTTCGCAATGCTCGGCGCGCTGACGTTCCTGCCGACGTTCATGCAGTTCGTGGACGGCGTCTCGGCCACCGAATCCGGCCTGCGCACGCTGCCCATGGTGGCCGGCCTGCTCATCACGTCGACCGGCAGCGGTGCCCTGGTGGGCCGCACCGGCCGGTACAAGATCTTCCCGGTTCTGGGCACCGCGGTCATGGTGGTGGGCTTCTTGCTGCTGTCGCGCATGGACGCCACCACGCCGTTCGGTGTGCAGTCGCTGTACCTGTTCATCCTCGGCACGGGCATCGGCCTGTGCATGCAGGTGCTGATCCTCACGGTCCAGAACACCTCCAGCTTCGACGATCTGGGCGTCGCCACCTCCGGCGTCACCTTCTTCCGCACGATCGGCAGTTCGTTCGGCGCGGCGATCTTCGGTTCACTGTTCGCCAACTTCCTGTCCGACCGGCTCGTCTCCGCCGTCATGCGCAGCGGCGCCCCGCCTGCCGCGGGTGAGTCCCCGAAGGTGTTGCACGAACTGCCTGCCGATGTCGCCGCCCCGATCGTCGAGGCGTATGCCGACTCGCTCGGGCTGGTGTTCCTGTGTGCCGCCCCGGTCGCTGCGCTGGGCTTTTTCGTGGCGTTGTTGCTCAAGGAAGTGCCGTTGCAGGAACTCGATTCGAGCGCCCGCGTGGATCTGGGTGAAGGGTTCGGAATGCCGAGCACCGAATCTGCCGAGAAGGTCCTGGAGACCACGATCAGCCGCATCATGCGGAACTCACCCGAGATCCGGCTGCGCACAGTGGCGGGCCGCCCCGGTTGCGAACTCGACGTCGCCGGGCTGTGGGCGCTGCTGCAGATCTACCGGCACAGCCAGGTGTTCGGCTCGGCACGGCTCACCGAGATCGCTGATCGGCTCCGTGTCCCGTACGAGGTGTTCGAGCCGATCTTCAACCGCATCGTGGCGGGCGGTTACGCGCTGCGCACCGGGGATCAGCTGTGGCTCACACAGGCCGGGCTGCGTCAGGTCGACGCGGTGTCAACGGCGCTCGTCGGGCGCATCATCGAGAAGCTGGAGAAATCCCCGTCGTTCGACGGCCGCCCCGACCGTGGGCAGGTCGAGGCCGCGCTCGAACGCATCGCGCACCGGTTGCTCGTGCAGCGGGACTGGGCCGACGACCGCGCCGAGCTCGCCTCCGCCGCAAGCGCCCCGTCCCCGTGA
- a CDS encoding carboxymuconolactone decarboxylase family protein: MSRIGDFPDDDVAGWIQRSPDIGTAMANFTNAVYTKGRLPLRVRELARMVIALDNECVVCQNTRDGDGAAAGVDEDLYDHAAEWRTWPGYSPGERIAAEFAHRFATGHTELRDDEDFWARAAAHFEPELLTDLALSCAMWLGMGRMLRTLDIGQSCKITL, translated from the coding sequence ATGAGCCGGATCGGAGATTTCCCCGACGACGACGTGGCGGGCTGGATTCAGCGCTCACCCGACATCGGCACCGCCATGGCCAACTTCACCAACGCGGTGTACACCAAGGGCCGACTTCCCCTGCGCGTGCGCGAACTCGCCCGCATGGTGATCGCGCTCGACAACGAATGCGTGGTCTGCCAGAACACGCGCGACGGGGACGGCGCCGCCGCGGGCGTCGACGAGGACCTCTACGACCACGCCGCCGAATGGCGGACCTGGCCGGGCTACAGCCCCGGCGAACGCATCGCCGCCGAATTCGCCCACCGCTTCGCCACCGGGCACACCGAACTGCGCGACGACGAGGACTTCTGGGCCCGCGCGGCCGCGCATTTCGAGCCAGAACTGTTGACCGATCTGGCGCTGTCGTGCGCGATGTGGCTGGGCATGGGCCGGATGCTACGTACCCTCGACATCGGGCAGAGCTGCAAGATCACCCTGTAG
- a CDS encoding glutamine synthetase family protein, producing MACVTSRSGKPLAAAAIAQLESDGVATLIGTVVNPAGLIQAKTVPLRRMSTFAEPGLGASPVFHAFTIDQTGIVFSDAISVVGDQRIRIDLSALRILGDGLAWAPGAFFDQDGTGDPYCSRGALQRVEERLDAAGLSAQVGHEMEFVLVGPDGSRLPSSMWAQYGLAGLLEFEGFVRDVTDSANASGLAIEQFHPEYGLNQFEISLAPQPPVTAADQLILMRIIVARVARRHGMRASLSPLPFAGGVGSGAHQHFSLCRGDTPVLSGGDGVRGMTDAGESAIAGLLAGLPAAQGVLCGSVLSGLRIRPGAWAGAHNCWGTENREAAVRFVIGGPSNPHGANVEVKVIDPSANPYLASATILGLALHGIERRLQLPPEVSVDPSALSDTQRAESGTALLPCGQEETLPALDGSPLIREILGDEIVDAVLAVRRYEQKNFGHLPPEELADRFRLAWSI from the coding sequence ATGGCTTGTGTGACTTCGCGGTCAGGCAAACCTCTCGCTGCAGCAGCCATCGCCCAACTGGAATCGGACGGTGTCGCGACACTGATCGGAACGGTCGTCAACCCGGCCGGTCTGATCCAGGCGAAAACCGTTCCGCTGCGGCGGATGAGTACCTTCGCCGAGCCGGGACTGGGTGCCAGCCCGGTCTTCCACGCCTTCACCATCGACCAGACCGGCATCGTCTTCAGCGACGCGATCAGCGTGGTCGGCGATCAACGCATCCGCATCGACCTCAGCGCCCTGCGCATCCTCGGTGACGGATTGGCCTGGGCGCCCGGCGCTTTCTTCGACCAGGACGGCACCGGTGACCCGTACTGCAGCCGAGGGGCACTGCAACGCGTCGAGGAACGCCTCGACGCCGCCGGGCTCAGTGCGCAGGTCGGCCACGAGATGGAGTTCGTGCTGGTGGGGCCGGACGGCAGCAGGCTGCCATCGTCGATGTGGGCGCAGTACGGCTTGGCCGGCCTCCTCGAGTTCGAAGGTTTCGTGCGCGACGTCACCGACTCCGCGAATGCCTCAGGGCTGGCCATCGAACAGTTTCACCCCGAGTACGGGCTCAACCAGTTCGAGATCTCCCTGGCGCCGCAGCCGCCGGTCACCGCGGCCGACCAGCTGATCCTGATGCGCATCATCGTGGCTCGGGTGGCCCGTCGTCACGGGATGCGGGCGAGCCTGTCGCCGTTGCCGTTCGCCGGCGGTGTGGGATCCGGGGCGCACCAGCACTTTTCGCTGTGCCGCGGGGACACGCCGGTGCTCTCGGGCGGCGACGGGGTGCGCGGTATGACCGACGCGGGGGAGTCCGCGATCGCCGGGCTGCTGGCGGGGCTGCCCGCCGCGCAGGGCGTGCTGTGTGGCTCCGTGCTGTCCGGTCTGCGCATCCGGCCCGGAGCGTGGGCCGGGGCGCACAACTGCTGGGGCACCGAGAACCGCGAGGCCGCGGTGCGGTTCGTCATCGGCGGCCCGAGCAACCCGCACGGCGCCAACGTCGAGGTCAAGGTCATCGACCCGTCGGCCAACCCGTACCTGGCCTCCGCGACAATCCTCGGGCTCGCGCTGCACGGCATCGAGCGGCGGCTGCAGCTTCCTCCCGAGGTGTCCGTCGATCCGTCCGCGCTCAGCGACACCCAGCGAGCCGAATCGGGTACGGCGCTGCTGCCGTGCGGTCAGGAGGAGACCCTGCCCGCGCTGGACGGCTCACCGCTCATCCGAGAGATTCTCGGCGACGAGATCGTCGACGCGGTGCTGGCGGTCCGCCGTTACGAGCAGAAGAACTTCGGCCACCTGCCGCCCGAGGAGCTCGCGGACAGGTTCCGGCTGGCGTGGAGCATCTGA
- a CDS encoding VOC family protein, whose product MIGTLRTVVLDCQDPRRLAEFYVGLIGGEIAAEDDDWVVVTDPQGRRLACQLSPQHEPPTFPDPRGSQQLHLDIQVDDPDAAERQVLELGATRVTDAIGENDFRVFRDPAGHTFCLVFNIDGES is encoded by the coding sequence ATGATCGGTACTCTTCGCACCGTGGTCCTCGACTGTCAGGATCCACGCCGTCTGGCCGAGTTCTACGTCGGGTTGATCGGCGGCGAGATCGCCGCCGAGGACGACGACTGGGTGGTGGTGACGGATCCACAGGGCCGCCGACTGGCCTGTCAGCTCTCGCCGCAGCACGAGCCGCCGACCTTCCCCGACCCGCGCGGATCCCAACAGCTCCACCTCGACATCCAGGTCGACGATCCCGACGCCGCCGAACGTCAGGTCCTCGAGTTGGGTGCCACGCGCGTGACCGATGCGATCGGTGAGAACGATTTCCGGGTGTTCCGTGATCCGGCCGGGCACACGTTCTGCTTGGTGTTCAACATCGACGGAGAAAGCTGA
- a CDS encoding N-acyl-D-amino-acid deacylase family protein: MGKVTYDTIVRNGRWFDGTGAPSAVRNIGIRCGHVVAVTEQELDASECPQVIEATGKWVLPGMIDIHTHYDVEVLNGPALSESMRHGVTTVLLGSCSLSTVHVGPVDAGDLFGRVEAIPRDKVIGAVETHKTWSDCEEYISALESRPLGPNVTAFIGHSDIRTAVMGLDRATRKDVRPTGAEQAAMERMLAAALDAGFVGMSSQQLLFDKVDGEVCRSRTLPSTYAGPRELRRLKSLLRRAGRVLQSGPDIENPFNIVSQAAQSLGIVRNPLKTSLLSAADVKANPYAVLIMGPLARVVNALGGNFRWQHLPVPFEVYADGIDLVVFEEFGSGAAALDLRDEVERNALLRDEAYRRRFRKDYDSKFGVRVWHRDFFDAEIVACPDVSVVGRSFGAVGVDRGVHPVDAFLDLVLEHGTDLRWRTTISNHRPEVLRKFAADPGVQMGFSDAGAHLRNMAFYNMGLRLLRHVYAAEKTGRPFMSVEHAVHRLTGELADWYRIDAGHLRVGDRADLVIIDPAHLDDSLDAYAEDTVDHYGGLSRMVNRNDATVDAVLVGGRAVYLDGALTDLVGAHRTGRFLRAAHRAPAPSGALASAGH, from the coding sequence ATGGGCAAGGTGACCTACGACACAATCGTCCGCAACGGCCGCTGGTTCGACGGCACCGGCGCCCCGTCGGCCGTGCGGAACATCGGCATCCGATGCGGCCACGTCGTCGCCGTCACGGAGCAGGAACTCGACGCCTCGGAGTGCCCTCAGGTGATCGAGGCGACCGGCAAGTGGGTGCTGCCCGGGATGATCGACATCCACACCCACTACGACGTGGAGGTGCTCAACGGGCCCGCCCTGTCCGAGTCGATGCGCCACGGTGTGACCACCGTACTGCTCGGTTCGTGCTCGCTGTCGACGGTGCATGTGGGCCCGGTCGACGCGGGCGACCTCTTCGGTCGCGTCGAGGCGATACCCCGCGACAAGGTGATCGGCGCGGTCGAGACGCACAAGACCTGGTCCGACTGTGAGGAGTACATCAGCGCACTGGAGTCGCGGCCGCTGGGACCCAACGTCACGGCGTTCATCGGGCATTCCGACATCCGCACCGCGGTGATGGGCCTCGACCGCGCCACCCGCAAAGACGTCCGGCCCACCGGCGCCGAGCAGGCCGCGATGGAGCGCATGCTCGCCGCGGCACTCGACGCGGGGTTCGTCGGAATGTCGTCGCAGCAACTGCTTTTCGACAAGGTCGACGGCGAGGTGTGCCGATCGCGGACCCTGCCTTCGACGTACGCCGGGCCCCGCGAACTGCGCAGACTCAAGTCACTGCTGCGCCGCGCCGGGCGGGTCCTGCAGTCCGGACCCGACATCGAGAACCCCTTCAACATCGTCTCGCAGGCCGCGCAGTCCCTCGGCATCGTCCGCAACCCGCTCAAGACCAGCCTGCTGTCGGCCGCCGACGTCAAGGCCAACCCCTACGCGGTGCTGATCATGGGTCCGCTGGCCCGCGTCGTCAACGCCCTCGGCGGCAACTTCCGCTGGCAGCACCTGCCGGTCCCGTTCGAGGTGTACGCCGACGGTATCGACCTGGTTGTCTTCGAAGAATTCGGCTCCGGCGCGGCCGCCTTGGATCTGCGTGACGAGGTCGAGCGCAACGCGCTGCTGCGTGACGAGGCCTATCGCAGGCGGTTCCGCAAGGACTACGACTCGAAATTCGGCGTGCGAGTGTGGCACCGGGATTTCTTCGACGCCGAGATCGTCGCGTGCCCCGACGTGTCCGTCGTCGGCCGGTCCTTCGGTGCGGTCGGCGTGGACCGCGGAGTGCATCCGGTCGACGCATTCCTCGATCTGGTCCTCGAACACGGCACCGATCTGCGGTGGCGCACCACCATCTCGAATCACCGCCCGGAGGTGCTCAGGAAATTCGCCGCGGACCCGGGTGTGCAGATGGGCTTCTCCGACGCCGGTGCCCACCTGCGCAATATGGCCTTCTACAACATGGGGTTGCGCCTGCTGCGTCACGTGTACGCCGCGGAGAAGACAGGCAGACCGTTCATGAGCGTCGAGCACGCCGTTCACCGACTCACCGGCGAACTGGCCGACTGGTACCGGATCGACGCGGGTCACCTGCGGGTCGGCGATCGTGCCGACCTGGTGATCATCGATCCCGCCCACCTCGACGACAGCCTCGACGCGTACGCCGAGGACACCGTCGACCACTACGGGGGCCTGTCGCGGATGGTCAACCGCAACGACGCCACGGTCGATGCCGTGCTGGTCGGGGGCCGCGCGGTCTACCTGGACGGCGCGCTCACCGATCTCGTCGGCGCGCATCGCACCGGACGTTTCCTGCGCGCGGCGCACCGTGCGCCGGCCCCTTCCGGTGCACTGGCCTCGGCCGGCCACTGA
- a CDS encoding SDR family oxidoreductase: protein MRWTPDPEALRDRIAVVAGATRGAGRGIAAALGEAGATVFCTGRSSRSRTCRSDYDRPETIEETAELVSSLGGKGVAVQVDHLDVAQVRALAGRIAAEHDHIDILVNDIWGAEILKGPPSTWGRPMWEHNLEDGLRILRLGIDTHLITSHCLLPLLITRPGGLLVEISDGTTEFNAENYRLSVFYDLAKTAVNRLAFSQGHELAAYGGTAVSVTPGWLRSEMMLDNYGVCEANWEAALDPVRGGGLPTAPPGFAESETPRFVGRGVAAIAADFARPRWNQRSVTSADLARWYGFTDLDGRRPDAWAPM from the coding sequence ATGCGGTGGACACCGGATCCGGAGGCTCTTCGGGATCGCATCGCGGTGGTCGCCGGGGCCACTCGCGGTGCCGGCCGCGGCATCGCAGCAGCCCTGGGGGAAGCCGGGGCGACGGTGTTCTGCACGGGCCGCAGCAGCCGATCGAGAACGTGCCGCTCGGACTACGACCGCCCCGAAACCATCGAGGAGACAGCGGAATTGGTGTCCTCACTGGGCGGGAAAGGCGTCGCGGTGCAGGTCGACCATCTCGACGTCGCGCAGGTGCGGGCACTCGCCGGGCGGATCGCCGCCGAGCACGACCACATCGACATCCTGGTCAACGACATCTGGGGCGCGGAGATCCTGAAAGGGCCGCCGTCCACGTGGGGCAGACCCATGTGGGAGCACAACCTCGAAGACGGGCTGCGCATCCTGCGCCTCGGCATCGACACGCACCTCATCACATCGCACTGTCTGCTCCCGCTGCTGATCACCCGCCCGGGCGGCTTGCTCGTGGAGATCTCCGATGGCACAACGGAGTTCAACGCGGAGAACTACCGGCTGTCGGTCTTCTACGATCTGGCGAAGACCGCGGTCAACCGGTTGGCGTTCAGCCAGGGACACGAACTCGCGGCATACGGCGGCACCGCTGTCTCGGTGACCCCCGGTTGGTTGCGCTCGGAGATGATGCTCGACAACTACGGCGTCTGCGAAGCGAACTGGGAAGCAGCGCTCGACCCGGTGCGCGGCGGAGGCCTGCCGACCGCGCCGCCGGGTTTTGCCGAGTCCGAGACACCCCGGTTCGTCGGCCGTGGCGTGGCGGCGATCGCCGCGGACTTCGCACGCCCGCGCTGGAACCAGCGGTCGGTGACATCGGCGGATCTGGCTCGCTGGTACGGGTTCACCGATCTCGACGGCCGCCGACCCGACGCGTGGGCGCCCATGTAG
- a CDS encoding dienelactone hydrolase family protein, translating to MTPLQRYIAEEIATDHLDGLLSRREALRRLGLLGLTTAAATALIAACSEREQTAAPTTEPDTGTAPTTGTAAPPTTSPPAEPPGMQTALPTAAVTWRGPNGDLQGAWAEAPDARGAVLVIHENKGLTDHIRSVAGRFAGIEYSALAIDLLSGQGGTGQFTDPADATAALSKIPPEEFVANLRSGIDELSRRTPDRRLAAVGFCMGGGLVWRLLAAGTPQLAAAVPFYGPTPDAPDFAGSRDVAVLAFYGALDQRVNATEPVARAALEKAGLVHELVTEPGANHAFFNDTGDRYDPTAAADAWRRIQEWFTAHLA from the coding sequence GTGACTCCGTTGCAGCGATACATCGCCGAAGAAATCGCCACCGATCACCTCGACGGTCTTTTGTCGCGGCGCGAAGCCCTGCGCCGGCTCGGCCTGCTCGGTCTGACCACGGCAGCGGCCACAGCCCTCATCGCCGCGTGCAGCGAGCGCGAACAGACCGCCGCACCGACCACCGAGCCCGATACCGGCACCGCGCCCACCACCGGCACCGCGGCCCCTCCGACCACCTCACCGCCCGCAGAGCCGCCGGGTATGCAGACGGCGTTGCCCACCGCGGCGGTGACGTGGCGAGGGCCGAACGGCGATCTGCAGGGTGCGTGGGCCGAGGCCCCGGATGCGCGCGGCGCCGTGCTCGTCATCCACGAGAACAAGGGCCTCACCGATCACATCCGCTCGGTGGCGGGCCGGTTTGCCGGGATCGAGTATTCGGCGCTGGCGATCGACCTGCTGTCCGGTCAGGGGGGCACCGGACAGTTCACCGACCCCGCCGACGCGACCGCCGCGCTGAGCAAGATCCCTCCGGAGGAGTTCGTCGCCAACCTGCGCTCCGGGATCGACGAGTTGTCGCGTCGGACACCTGACCGCAGGCTCGCCGCGGTCGGGTTCTGCATGGGCGGCGGGCTCGTGTGGCGGCTGCTCGCCGCGGGGACACCGCAACTGGCCGCGGCGGTGCCCTTCTACGGCCCCACGCCGGACGCCCCGGATTTCGCCGGCTCCAGAGATGTTGCCGTGCTGGCCTTCTACGGTGCCCTCGACCAACGTGTGAACGCCACCGAACCGGTCGCCCGGGCGGCGCTGGAGAAGGCAGGCCTGGTGCACGAACTGGTCACCGAACCCGGTGCGAATCACGCGTTCTTCAACGACACCGGTGACCGCTACGACCCGACCGCAGCGGCCGACGCGTGGCGACGCATCCAGGAGTGGTTCACCGCGCACCTGGCCTGA
- a CDS encoding glycosyltransferase: MRVVQVANFYGPRSGGLRTAVDRLGAEYRAAGHDVFLVVPGASPRRDVMPSGVVRISLPARRIPLTGGYRAVLPGPVTALLGKLEPDALEVSDRLTLRSLGGWGRAHGASTVMISHERLDRLLAQALPVPLARSVADVANRRTAANYDAVVCTTEFARAEFDRIGASNVTTVPLGVDLDQFHPRRRCDRMRGRWAAPQQMLLVHCGRLSVEKDAHRSIDSVAVLRDSGVDARLVVVGDGPLRARLERRAARLPVTFTGHIGCRDTVATILASADVALAPGPHETFGLAALEALACGTPAVVSRTSALGEILTADCGAVADNDARAIADAVTAVISRPEPQRRRSARLRAEQFTWPRAAAGMLDVLKIR; the protein is encoded by the coding sequence ATGCGGGTGGTCCAGGTCGCGAACTTCTACGGCCCGCGATCGGGAGGTCTGCGCACCGCGGTGGACCGGCTCGGCGCGGAATATCGTGCGGCGGGCCACGACGTGTTCCTCGTCGTGCCGGGGGCGAGCCCGCGGCGTGACGTCATGCCGAGCGGCGTCGTCCGGATCTCGCTGCCGGCGCGCCGCATACCGTTGACCGGCGGCTACCGGGCGGTCCTGCCGGGGCCGGTCACGGCGCTGCTGGGGAAACTGGAACCGGACGCGCTCGAGGTGTCGGACCGCCTCACGCTGCGGTCCCTTGGTGGGTGGGGTCGCGCGCACGGCGCGTCGACCGTGATGATCTCGCACGAGCGGTTGGATCGGCTCCTGGCACAAGCGCTCCCGGTGCCCCTGGCCCGGTCGGTGGCAGATGTCGCCAACCGCCGCACCGCCGCGAACTATGACGCCGTGGTGTGCACGACGGAGTTCGCGCGCGCCGAGTTCGACCGGATCGGCGCGTCGAACGTCACCACGGTGCCGCTCGGGGTGGACCTCGACCAGTTCCACCCCCGGCGCAGGTGCGACCGGATGCGCGGCCGCTGGGCGGCGCCGCAGCAGATGCTGCTCGTCCACTGCGGCAGGCTCTCGGTGGAGAAGGACGCCCACCGCAGCATCGACAGTGTTGCGGTGCTGCGTGATTCGGGTGTCGACGCGCGGCTGGTGGTGGTGGGTGATGGTCCGTTGCGGGCGCGGCTGGAACGCCGCGCCGCGCGGTTACCGGTGACGTTCACCGGTCACATCGGCTGCCGCGACACCGTCGCGACGATCCTGGCGTCCGCCGACGTCGCGCTCGCCCCCGGACCGCACGAGACCTTCGGTCTGGCAGCTCTTGAGGCCCTGGCGTGCGGCACCCCGGCGGTCGTGTCGCGCACCTCGGCGCTGGGCGAGATTCTCACCGCCGACTGCGGGGCCGTCGCGGACAACGACGCGCGCGCCATCGCCGACGCCGTCACCGCGGTGATCAGCCGACCGGAACCCCAGCGGCGCCGCAGCGCGCGCCTGCGGGCCGAACAGTTCACCTGGCCGCGTGCCGCCGCGGGAATGCTCGACGTCCTGAAGATCCGATAG